The Bifidobacterium eulemuris genome includes a window with the following:
- the dinB gene encoding DNA polymerase IV, translating to MSTAPRLEAAKRDWGHDETGCTVLHIDMDAFYASLEIARRPELKGKPVIIGTGVRSVVSAASYEAREYGVNSAMATARARQLCPNGIFLPVDMAYYRRVSHAIMTDVFHAVTPQVEQVSVDEGYMDVSAALLRWGSPSAIGAWIRQEVERRFHVTCSVGIAANKLVAKMASTNAKPNGMLLIPTARSAEFVQMMPLRGIPGIGPSLEQRLNSWGVHSVRDLAALDEDALAHATGSPAAAHGLWMASHGLDERKVTPYTPEKSIGSENTLERDTTDMRVVCDLLRVACDDVASTLRRRGLVARTLTVKLRFADLSYRTRSHTMDSPTDAASTLYPHSVAQLKAMLEMPQSAGPDTPLPKLIRLAGVSASGLTEAGGTAVQPSLDDMLEESASPTERTSAARLRDAEAALDEVRRKFGRRSASFGA from the coding sequence ATGAGCACCGCACCGAGACTTGAGGCCGCCAAACGCGACTGGGGCCATGACGAGACGGGTTGCACGGTGCTGCATATCGATATGGACGCCTTCTACGCGTCGCTGGAGATCGCCCGACGGCCGGAGCTCAAAGGCAAGCCGGTGATCATCGGCACCGGTGTGCGTTCGGTGGTGTCCGCCGCAAGCTATGAGGCGCGCGAATACGGCGTGAATTCCGCGATGGCGACCGCCCGAGCGCGCCAGCTCTGCCCGAACGGTATTTTCCTGCCGGTGGATATGGCCTATTACCGCCGTGTTTCGCACGCCATTATGACCGACGTGTTCCACGCGGTCACACCCCAAGTGGAGCAGGTTTCGGTTGACGAGGGTTATATGGACGTCTCCGCCGCTTTGTTGCGATGGGGCTCGCCCAGCGCGATCGGCGCATGGATCCGCCAGGAGGTGGAGCGCCGCTTCCATGTGACCTGTTCCGTAGGCATCGCGGCCAACAAGCTGGTGGCGAAGATGGCTTCGACCAACGCCAAACCGAACGGCATGCTGCTCATCCCCACCGCGCGTTCCGCCGAATTCGTGCAGATGATGCCGTTGCGCGGCATTCCCGGCATCGGCCCATCGCTGGAACAGCGGTTGAACTCGTGGGGCGTGCATTCCGTGAGGGATCTGGCGGCGCTCGACGAGGACGCGCTCGCCCACGCCACGGGATCGCCGGCGGCAGCGCACGGGCTATGGATGGCCTCGCATGGTCTCGACGAGCGGAAGGTCACGCCGTATACGCCGGAGAAATCCATCGGCTCAGAGAATACGCTGGAACGCGACACCACCGATATGCGTGTGGTGTGCGACCTGCTGCGCGTGGCATGCGATGACGTGGCCAGCACATTGCGCCGTCGCGGACTGGTGGCGCGCACGCTGACGGTGAAGCTGCGGTTCGCCGACCTGAGCTACCGCACCCGATCGCACACGATGGACAGTCCCACGGACGCGGCGAGCACGCTGTACCCGCATAGCGTGGCCCAACTGAAGGCCATGCTGGAGATGCCGCAATCGGCCGGCCCCGACACTCCCCTGCCCAAACTGATCCGTTTGGCCGGAGTGTCCGCCTCGGGGCTCACCGAGGCCGGAGGCACCGCCGTGCAACCTTCGTTGGACGACATGCTGGAGGAATCCGCCAGTCCGACCGAGCGAACCTCGGCCGCACGGTTGCGCGACGCGGAGGCCGCGCTCGACGAGGTCCGCCGCAAATTCGGCAGACGCTCGGCCAGTTTCGGCGCATAG
- the dapC gene encoding succinyldiaminopimelate transaminase, producing MGFHAYESPYDWGRIAAYKTTAKAAPGGMVDLSVGSPADPVPASVRQALADAADAPNAYGYPATAGTADLRRAIDEWFRDQRGVDLKSVNAGVTPTVGSKEAVALMASLLHLGPGDVVVQPRVSYPTYEIGTQLAGASVLKVDDVADVESWANVPNVKAVWVNSPCNPTGAVISADWLADIVAAARRVGAVVLSDECYALMDWRSGASCAPCALNAQVCEGSASNVLVLYSLSKQSNMAGYRTAFIAGDYQLVGEMAEYRKQIGQIIPGPVQAAMAAGLRDADAVRAQRQRYAARLRMLTEALRSRGYDAAMPQGALYVWVKALSGDCWADMAALAELGIVASPGEFYGAPEHLRFSATATDEAIADACARLTR from the coding sequence ATGGGTTTCCACGCCTACGAATCCCCCTACGATTGGGGGCGTATCGCCGCATACAAAACGACCGCGAAAGCCGCGCCCGGCGGCATGGTCGACCTCTCCGTCGGCTCTCCCGCCGATCCGGTGCCGGCCAGCGTGCGTCAGGCGCTCGCCGACGCGGCCGATGCGCCGAACGCGTACGGATACCCCGCCACCGCGGGAACCGCGGATTTGCGTCGGGCCATCGACGAATGGTTCCGCGACCAGCGCGGCGTGGATCTGAAGTCGGTGAACGCGGGCGTGACGCCCACGGTCGGATCCAAAGAGGCGGTCGCCCTGATGGCGAGCCTGCTGCATCTGGGACCGGGGGATGTGGTCGTGCAGCCGCGGGTGTCGTATCCCACCTATGAGATCGGCACGCAGCTGGCCGGGGCGAGCGTGCTTAAGGTCGACGACGTGGCCGACGTCGAATCGTGGGCGAACGTGCCGAACGTCAAAGCGGTGTGGGTGAATTCGCCCTGCAATCCCACCGGAGCAGTGATCTCCGCCGACTGGCTGGCCGACATCGTGGCCGCCGCCCGCCGTGTCGGTGCCGTGGTGCTCTCCGACGAATGCTATGCACTGATGGATTGGCGTTCCGGTGCCAGCTGCGCCCCATGCGCGTTGAACGCCCAAGTGTGCGAGGGGAGCGCCAGCAATGTGCTGGTGCTGTATTCGTTGAGCAAGCAGAGCAATATGGCCGGCTACCGCACCGCGTTCATCGCCGGCGACTACCAGCTCGTGGGCGAGATGGCCGAATACCGCAAACAGATCGGGCAGATCATCCCCGGCCCCGTGCAGGCCGCCATGGCCGCGGGCCTGCGCGACGCGGATGCGGTGCGCGCGCAGCGGCAACGGTATGCCGCCCGTCTGAGGATGCTGACGGAGGCGTTGCGTTCGCGCGGATACGACGCCGCCATGCCTCAGGGCGCGCTGTACGTGTGGGTGAAGGCCTTGTCCGGCGATTGCTGGGCCGATATGGCCGCCCTGGCCGAATTGGGGATCGTCGCCAGTCCCGGCGAGTTCTACGGAGCGCCGGAACACCTGCGGTTCTCCGCCACCGCCACCGATGAGGCCATCGCCGACGCCTGTGCGCGCCTAACCCGCTGA
- the fdxA gene encoding ferredoxin, producing MPYVVAQPCVDVRDKACVDECPVDCIYEGSRSLYINPNECVDCGACEPVCPTEAIFYEDDLPEAWAWYKDAAVSFFAEVGDLGGASANGPIGKDPEQVAALPPQGN from the coding sequence ATGCCATACGTTGTCGCCCAGCCGTGCGTGGACGTGCGGGACAAGGCCTGCGTGGACGAGTGCCCGGTCGACTGCATCTACGAGGGCTCCCGTTCGCTGTACATCAACCCCAACGAGTGCGTCGACTGCGGCGCCTGCGAGCCCGTGTGCCCCACCGAGGCCATCTTCTATGAGGACGACCTGCCCGAGGCATGGGCGTGGTACAAGGACGCGGCCGTGAGCTTCTTCGCCGAAGTCGGCGACCTCGGCGGCGCCTCCGCCAACGGCCCCATCGGCAAGGATCCCGAGCAGGTGGCCGCTCTGCCTCCGCAGGGCAACTGA
- a CDS encoding amino acid permease, whose product MNVLRTKSVEQTLAETGEEGRSLKRNLKWWDLAVMGVAVAVGAGIFSVGAQAAAFHAGPAVIISFLIAGLVCGAAVMCYAEFASMMPVAGSAYTFTYTTVGEIVAWIIGWDLILEMMMAGSVISKYWGVYLNDFMHLMGWDIDTTVAVGPLDVDVAPILIVAFFTTLLVFGTKIGARVDGAMTVLKIAIVFFVIIVGFFYVKASNFTPFIPPSEPSAATGGEALTTQPLWQWATGMTPSIYGIPGILSGAALVFFAFLGFDVVATTSEEVENPKRNVPLGICSGLALIIVMYILVAIVAIVTTGMVSYKELAQVDSPSLATAFEAVGATWAAKIISFGIVLGLATVVMVLLLGLTRVVFAMSRDGLLPRGLSSTGRHGTPAKLQIAAGVAVAVVAACFPIDVLGDMVNIGTLSAFTLVAISVPIMRRKRPELPRTFTVPGNPWLPILIAVANLWLMLNLSVLTWIRFVVWLAIGFAIYFAYGYRHALLGKKTEPVVPLEQ is encoded by the coding sequence ATGAACGTTTTGCGCACCAAATCCGTCGAACAGACGCTGGCCGAAACCGGCGAGGAAGGGCGCTCCCTCAAGCGCAACCTCAAATGGTGGGATCTTGCCGTAATGGGCGTGGCCGTCGCCGTGGGCGCGGGCATCTTCTCGGTGGGCGCGCAGGCCGCCGCCTTCCATGCGGGCCCTGCCGTCATCATCAGCTTCCTCATCGCGGGTCTGGTGTGCGGCGCGGCCGTGATGTGCTATGCGGAATTCGCGTCGATGATGCCCGTGGCCGGTTCCGCCTACACCTTCACCTACACCACGGTGGGTGAGATCGTGGCGTGGATCATCGGATGGGACCTCATCCTCGAGATGATGATGGCCGGGTCGGTCATCTCCAAATACTGGGGCGTCTACCTCAACGACTTCATGCACCTGATGGGATGGGATATCGACACCACCGTCGCCGTCGGACCGCTTGACGTCGACGTCGCGCCCATCCTCATCGTCGCGTTCTTCACCACCCTGCTCGTGTTCGGCACGAAAATCGGCGCGCGCGTCGACGGCGCGATGACCGTGTTGAAAATCGCCATTGTGTTCTTCGTCATCATCGTCGGATTCTTCTATGTGAAAGCCTCCAACTTCACGCCGTTCATCCCGCCGAGCGAGCCGTCCGCCGCCACCGGAGGCGAGGCGTTGACGACCCAGCCGCTGTGGCAGTGGGCCACCGGCATGACGCCCAGCATCTACGGCATCCCCGGCATTCTCTCCGGCGCGGCGCTGGTGTTCTTCGCGTTCCTCGGCTTCGATGTGGTGGCCACCACCTCCGAGGAGGTGGAGAATCCGAAACGGAACGTGCCGCTGGGCATCTGCTCGGGACTGGCGCTGATCATCGTGATGTACATACTCGTCGCCATCGTCGCCATCGTCACCACCGGCATGGTCTCCTACAAGGAACTTGCCCAGGTCGACAGTCCCTCGCTCGCCACCGCGTTCGAGGCGGTGGGCGCCACTTGGGCCGCGAAAATCATCAGCTTCGGCATCGTGCTGGGTTTGGCCACGGTGGTGATGGTGCTGCTGCTTGGTCTGACGCGCGTGGTGTTCGCCATGAGCCGCGACGGTCTGCTGCCGCGAGGCCTGTCCTCGACCGGACGGCACGGCACGCCGGCCAAGCTGCAGATAGCAGCCGGCGTGGCGGTGGCCGTGGTCGCCGCATGCTTCCCGATCGACGTGCTGGGCGATATGGTGAACATCGGCACACTATCCGCGTTCACGCTGGTGGCCATCTCCGTGCCCATCATGCGCAGGAAGCGCCCCGAACTGCCACGCACCTTCACAGTGCCGGGCAATCCCTGGCTGCCCATCCTCATCGCCGTGGCCAACCTATGGCTGATGCTGAACCTGTCCGTGCTCACCTGGATCCGCTTCGTGGTCTGGTTGGCCATCGGCTTCGCCATCTACTTCGCCTACGGATACCGCCACGCGCTGCTCGGCAAGAAGACGGAGCCAGTAGTACCCTTAGAGCAGTAA
- a CDS encoding UDP-N-acetylmuramate dehydrogenase produces MTSFADITTIGVGGEIARFVEPTSRVGVIEAIEDADERGLPLCVIGGGSNLLVADEAFEGIVVRDARRQITVPDEAAPVEGDDTTVHVNAEAGCNWDDFVAFTVELGLEGVEGLSGIPGTVGASVVQNIGAYGQEVAGAVESVEVWDRQDKQSKELTAAELGFGYRMSALKASMYAAPAVPNPEFFPTPRYVVLSVTFALRHSATGVVGYGQLAKALGVEVGDRMDTQAIRDAVLTVRAAKGMLEDATRYLTPAMAETKRDEQIGLALAGQAKSARSAQDEQSVQDTAGAALPAPDFDRHSCGSFFMNPILSVDQAARLPEDAPRFDATLPDGTPGVKTSAAWLIDHAGLHKGHKLDPQAKAGLSTLHTLALTNRGGATASDIAALAKAVQDQVEASFGIRLVPEPVVVGIDLR; encoded by the coding sequence ATGACGAGTTTTGCAGACATCACCACCATCGGTGTGGGCGGCGAGATCGCCCGTTTCGTCGAACCCACCTCCCGCGTCGGCGTAATCGAAGCCATCGAGGACGCCGACGAGCGAGGACTGCCCCTATGCGTGATCGGAGGGGGCTCCAATCTGCTGGTCGCCGATGAGGCGTTCGAAGGCATCGTCGTGCGCGACGCGCGCCGTCAGATCACCGTGCCCGACGAGGCCGCGCCGGTCGAAGGCGACGACACCACCGTGCATGTGAACGCCGAAGCCGGCTGCAACTGGGACGATTTCGTCGCGTTCACCGTGGAGCTCGGTCTTGAAGGCGTCGAAGGCCTGTCGGGCATTCCGGGAACCGTGGGCGCCAGCGTGGTGCAGAACATCGGCGCATACGGCCAGGAGGTCGCCGGCGCGGTCGAATCCGTCGAAGTGTGGGACCGTCAGGACAAGCAGTCCAAAGAACTGACCGCCGCCGAACTCGGCTTCGGCTACCGTATGAGCGCGCTGAAGGCCAGCATGTACGCCGCTCCGGCCGTCCCGAATCCGGAGTTCTTCCCCACACCGCGCTATGTGGTGCTTTCCGTCACCTTCGCGCTGCGGCATTCCGCCACCGGTGTGGTGGGCTACGGGCAGCTCGCCAAAGCGCTCGGCGTCGAGGTGGGCGACCGTATGGACACGCAAGCCATCCGCGACGCCGTGCTCACAGTGCGCGCCGCCAAAGGCATGCTGGAGGACGCCACCCGATATCTCACGCCCGCGATGGCCGAGACCAAACGCGATGAGCAGATCGGACTGGCGCTCGCCGGGCAGGCCAAGTCCGCACGATCCGCACAAGATGAACAGTCCGTGCAAGATACCGCCGGAGCCGCGTTGCCGGCCCCTGATTTCGACCGTCACAGCTGCGGCAGCTTCTTTATGAACCCGATACTCTCCGTCGACCAGGCGGCGCGCCTGCCCGAGGACGCCCCGCGTTTCGACGCGACGCTGCCCGACGGCACACCCGGCGTGAAAACGTCGGCCGCCTGGCTGATCGACCACGCCGGTCTGCACAAAGGCCATAAGCTCGACCCTCAGGCCAAGGCGGGCCTGTCCACGCTGCACACGCTCGCCCTGACCAACCGCGGCGGCGCGACGGCCTCCGACATCGCCGCGCTGGCCAAAGCCGTGCAGGATCAGGTCGAAGCGAGCTTCGGCATCCGCCTGGTCCCGGAACCGGTGGTCGTCGGAATCGACTTACGGTAG
- the rpmG gene encoding 50S ribosomal protein L33 — protein MAKSADIRPGITLACTECKERNYITTKNRRNTPDRLELNKFCPRCGKQTAHRETR, from the coding sequence ATGGCTAAGAGCGCCGACATCCGTCCCGGCATCACGCTGGCATGCACCGAGTGCAAGGAGCGTAACTACATCACGACGAAGAATCGTCGCAATACGCCCGACCGTCTCGAACTGAACAAGTTCTGCCCGCGTTGCGGCAAGCAGACCGCGCATCGCGAGACCCGCTAA
- a CDS encoding histidinol-phosphate transaminase, whose product MTFQHRAIIDTIPGYKQGKPAPQVAGQRSYKISSNENAFDPLPSVVDAINANALTRLNRYPDMRGWAVVERLAAKYGVEPENIVLGCGSTEVITMLVGLVAGPGDEIVYPWRSFEAYPIIVTGAGATSVQVPNLPDGGHDVDALIAAVNERTRLVIVNNPNNPTATSISDADARRIMQAVPSDVLVLFDEAYIQFNTAEGTSVAMDLFREYPNVVVAHTFSKAYGLAGLRIGYAIAPEDVIDGMRKVALPFGVTDVAQSAALASLDAEDELEARVRSIVAERDRVVAALQAQGWDFPQPYANFFWLPLGERTEAAAAEFLKAGLSTRVFPGEGIRISIGEPEANTAVIEVCERLKTAGF is encoded by the coding sequence ATGACTTTCCAACATCGCGCCATTATCGACACCATCCCCGGCTACAAGCAGGGCAAGCCCGCGCCTCAGGTCGCCGGCCAACGCTCCTACAAGATCTCCAGCAACGAGAACGCCTTCGACCCGCTGCCCAGCGTCGTCGACGCCATCAACGCCAATGCGCTCACCCGTCTCAACCGCTATCCCGACATGCGCGGCTGGGCGGTGGTCGAGCGTCTGGCTGCCAAATACGGCGTGGAACCGGAAAACATCGTGCTCGGCTGCGGCTCCACCGAGGTCATCACCATGCTGGTGGGCCTGGTGGCCGGCCCCGGCGACGAGATCGTCTACCCGTGGCGCAGCTTCGAAGCCTATCCGATCATCGTCACCGGCGCGGGCGCCACCAGCGTGCAGGTGCCGAATCTGCCCGACGGCGGCCACGACGTCGACGCGCTGATCGCCGCCGTCAACGAGCGCACCCGCTTGGTCATCGTCAACAATCCGAACAATCCCACCGCAACCTCCATCTCGGATGCCGACGCGCGCCGCATCATGCAGGCCGTCCCCTCCGACGTGCTCGTGCTGTTCGACGAGGCATACATCCAGTTCAACACCGCCGAAGGCACCAGCGTGGCGATGGATCTGTTCCGCGAATACCCCAACGTGGTCGTCGCCCACACCTTCTCCAAAGCCTACGGACTCGCGGGCCTGCGCATCGGCTACGCAATCGCCCCGGAAGACGTGATCGACGGCATGCGCAAGGTCGCTCTGCCCTTCGGTGTGACCGATGTGGCCCAATCCGCCGCGCTCGCCAGTCTGGACGCCGAGGACGAGCTTGAGGCCCGCGTCAGGTCGATTGTGGCCGAACGCGACCGCGTGGTCGCCGCGCTCCAAGCCCAGGGATGGGATTTTCCCCAGCCGTATGCGAACTTCTTCTGGCTTCCGCTGGGGGAGCGCACCGAAGCCGCCGCGGCCGAATTCCTCAAGGCAGGCCTTTCCACACGCGTGTTCCCCGGCGAAGGCATCCGCATCTCCATCGGGGAGCCCGAGGCGAATACGGCGGTGATCGAGGTGTGCGAACGGCTGAAAACCGCTGGTTTCTAA
- a CDS encoding trans-sulfuration enzyme family protein, producing the protein MTSQLVHHGQSFDDQPLGFGTLSVHLGNGVDAETGAIRRPITLANAYALPYDPSDINWSSSDVNLYTRNGHPNQRYLEEKLARLEGAEDAVAVASGVAALSATFTTFLGRGDHAIFSDTTYIAAYRLLNEILPEKYGIETSIVDTSDPENVRAALKGNTKLVHIETPANPTLKVSNIEAIARIAHEHGAAAGHEVLVSVDNTFNTPYNVRPLDLGADIVIESLTKYINGHGDALGGLIATTKARTDEIRFTAQVNYGGIISPFNAWLINRGSVTLPLRVRQHNASALAIARHLQSIPAVRFVAYPGLESHPGHAVAASQLARADSGFGGVLSFGLDTDHEGHNRFVSKLNVITSAVSLGHDESLIVFLGEDDERQYLYPGDFHRGFFRLAVGLEDTDDLIRDIDHALAEAGFDVPSA; encoded by the coding sequence ATGACTTCACAACTGGTACATCATGGGCAATCTTTCGACGACCAGCCGCTGGGATTCGGCACGCTCAGCGTCCATTTGGGCAACGGCGTGGACGCCGAGACGGGCGCGATCCGCAGGCCGATCACGCTCGCCAACGCGTACGCGCTGCCGTACGATCCCTCCGACATCAACTGGTCGAGTTCCGACGTGAACCTGTACACGCGCAACGGGCATCCGAACCAGCGTTACCTCGAGGAGAAGCTGGCCCGGCTGGAGGGTGCCGAGGACGCGGTGGCGGTGGCCTCCGGCGTGGCGGCGCTGTCGGCGACGTTCACCACGTTCCTGGGCCGGGGCGACCATGCGATTTTCTCGGACACGACGTATATCGCGGCCTATCGTCTGCTCAACGAGATCCTGCCGGAGAAGTACGGCATCGAGACCTCGATCGTCGACACCTCCGACCCCGAGAACGTGCGGGCGGCGCTCAAAGGCAACACCAAGCTCGTGCATATCGAGACGCCGGCGAACCCGACGCTGAAGGTGTCGAATATCGAGGCCATCGCGCGCATCGCGCACGAGCATGGGGCCGCGGCCGGCCATGAGGTGCTCGTCAGCGTGGACAACACCTTCAACACGCCGTACAACGTGCGCCCGCTCGATTTGGGCGCGGATATCGTGATCGAAAGCCTGACCAAGTACATCAACGGGCACGGCGACGCGCTGGGAGGCCTGATCGCCACCACCAAGGCGCGCACCGACGAGATCCGTTTCACCGCGCAGGTGAACTACGGCGGCATCATCTCGCCGTTCAACGCCTGGCTGATCAACCGCGGTTCGGTGACGTTGCCGCTGCGCGTCCGCCAGCACAACGCCTCGGCGCTGGCGATCGCCCGGCATCTGCAGTCGATTCCGGCCGTGCGCTTCGTGGCGTATCCGGGTTTGGAAAGCCATCCGGGCCATGCGGTGGCCGCCTCGCAGCTGGCCCGCGCGGATTCCGGTTTCGGCGGTGTGCTCTCATTCGGCTTGGACACCGACCATGAGGGGCACAACCGTTTCGTCTCGAAACTCAACGTGATCACCTCGGCCGTTTCGCTCGGCCACGACGAAAGCCTGATCGTGTTCCTCGGCGAGGACGATGAGCGGCAATACCTGTATCCGGGCGACTTCCACCGTGGGTTCTTCCGTCTGGCGGTCGGCTTGGAGGATACGGACGATCTGATCCGCGATATCGACCATGCCTTGGCCGAGGCAGGTTTCGACGTCCCCTCCGCCTGA